The genomic interval CAGGCCGACGCCCTTGTCGCCACCCGATTCGGTGGAGGACTCACCACAAGCGGTGAGGGTGAATGCGAGGGCCGCGGTGGCGACACCCGCGACAGTGATTGTGGATACCCGGCGCACGAAGGGGCCCCTTCACTCGAAGCGCCTCCGTCGGCGCTGGTTCGCGGGAATCGTAACGCGCGTAGATGGAGAGAAAAGGGGTAGTTCGAAGCCGTTATCGGATCGTCGCGAACCGTCCTTGCCCCGAATGCGTCCGGATTGACCACGCCGGCTGTGTACGTGTCAGCTACACCGACCGGGCGTCCAGCAGGGCGGCGGCGGTGAAGAGCTCCACCCCGGCCTGGATGGCCCCCTCGTCCACGTCGAAATCACCGGAATGCAGGTCACGTCGGGTGTTGTCGCCCACCGGCCGCACCCCGAGCCGGGCCATCGCGCCGGGCACGTGCTCCAGGTACCAGGAGAAGTCCTCGCCGCCGAGGCTCTGCTCGGTGTCCTCGACCGAGTCCGGTCCGCGACGTGCCGTCATGGCGCTCCGGAGCAGCTCGGTGACCTCCGGGTCGTTGACGACCGGGGGGACGCCCCGGACGTAATTGATCTCCGACTTCGCACCGTGCAGCGTGGCGATCTCGTCGATCGCGGCGTGCACCAGGTCGGGCGCGTCCCGCCAGGCGTGCAGGTCCAGGCAGCGGACGGTGCCGGACAGCTCGGCGTGCTGCGGGATGACGTTCGGGGCGTGGCCCGTCTCCATCCGGCCCCAGGTGACGGACATCCCCGAGCGGGCGTCGACCCGGCGGGCCAGCACCGCCGGCACGTCGGTGGCCACCCGGGCCGCGGCCGTCACCAGGTCGGTGGTGAAGTGCGGGCGCGCGGTGTGGCCGCCGGGGCCATCCAGGGAGACCTCCAGCCGGTCGCAGGCGGAGGTGATCGGGCCGTGCTTCAGGCCGAGGCGGCCGACCTCGACCTTGGGGTCGCAGTGCACCGCGAGGAT from Streptomyces albireticuli carries:
- a CDS encoding amidohydrolase, translated to MPLDAEPDTADGELLGELPSVLRAELIAFRRDLHMHPELGNREFRTTAAVKARLEKAGLTPRTLSTGTGLFCDIGRDTARETAGRVAGQHGTAARGVLALRADLDALPIPDTKTVPYRSTVPRMAHACGHDVHTTVVLGAGLVLARLAERGLLPRPVRLIFQPAEEVLPGGALDAIECGALDGVGRILAVHCDPKVEVGRLGLKHGPITSACDRLEVSLDGPGGHTARPHFTTDLVTAAARVATDVPAVLARRVDARSGMSVTWGRMETGHAPNVIPQHAELSGTVRCLDLHAWRDAPDLVHAAIDEIATLHGAKSEINYVRGVPPVVNDPEVTELLRSAMTARRGPDSVEDTEQSLGGEDFSWYLEHVPGAMARLGVRPVGDNTRRDLHSGDFDVDEGAIQAGVELFTAAALLDARSV